Sequence from the Euzebya sp. genome:
TGGAGGGTCCGAAGCGGTCGTCGATGTCCTCGACGATGTCGGGGAGGGGGGTGCCGGCGTCGAGGTGGTCGCGGACGGCGTCGGCTTCGGCGATGCAGATGCCACATCCGGCTCCGTGGGCTTCCCACCCGCCGTCGGCCCGGAGGAAGCAGTCGGTCAGCTTGGTGTGGTCGAACGCCGCCTCACAGCCGCAGTAGCAGCGGACGTGGTCGTAGGTGTCGGCGTGCTCAGCGGCGTGGCGATACCGCTCAGCCATGACGTCGTCGACGCTGGTGAGGTCCAGCACCCCGTCGGGGGAGATGCGGCCCATCGGCGCCGCAGCGGTGGTCGAGGCCTGGGGGTCGACGACCGTGGTCAGCCCGATCGTCAGCACGATCCCGACGGCAACCGCCGTCGCGAGCGCGACGAAACCGGCGATGAGCCGCAGACGGCTAGCCTGTGACCTCCCGTCGTCGGGAGCGGTGTCCGGTGGAAGGGTCATCGGAGCCGTTCCAGGGTGTCGGCGGTGTCGGTGTCGGTCCGGGGCCTCGCCGCTCGCGCGGGTTCGGGCCGTGCGGTGACGTCAGGTCGGGCCAGCCACCACAGGGCGGCGCCCATGACGAGCGGGCAGACCAGCACTGCTGCGAGGACGCCGATGCTGCCCGCGGCGCCACCGGACAGCGCCACGACCGCGAGCGCGATGGCGACCCCGACGCCACAACCGATGAGGTGGTTCTTGTGCATGCCGGCACTGTCGGCGGGCGGTGTGTAGAACCTGTGGAGATGCGGGGTAGCCGCGGCGTTTTCAGTCCGTACCACGTGCAGAGCGGACAGCGGGGCGGGATGCTCGGGGTGATGACATCCACCGTGCTGCTCGTCGAGGACGAGTCGAAGATCCGCACCCTCGTGCGCAGCTACCTCGAACGCGCTGGGCTCCTGGTGGTGTCGACGGGGTCGGG
This genomic interval carries:
- a CDS encoding PCYCGC motif-containing (lipo)protein, whose product is MTLPPDTAPDDGRSQASRLRLIAGFVALATAVAVGIVLTIGLTTVVDPQASTTAAAPMGRISPDGVLDLTSVDDVMAERYRHAAEHADTYDHVRCYCGCEAAFDHTKLTDCFLRADGGWEAHGAGCGICIAEADAVRDHLDAGTPLPDIVEDIDDRFGPS